One Nicotiana tabacum cultivar K326 chromosome 23, ASM71507v2, whole genome shotgun sequence genomic window, TTGCTTCACAGTGAGAGCAGAGAACCAAAACAAGATGTTTATCACTCATCTTCCTAAACTCCATTCCCACTTCTCCATTTTCTGCCCAAAACCCAAGATTCTCATCACCTCCACACTCTTATCCAAATCCAAAACAACCCCATTTTCCCATTTTTCATCAGTTACAGCAGCAGCCAACACACTCCTCCAAAGCCCAGATTCACAAACCAAGAATTTGGAACTTGAAGATGCTCAAGAACAAAATACCCACATAGAAATTTCAGTTGAAAAGCTATTTGTTCCACCTGATACTGATATTTCTTCTGGTTCAAGGCCCTTGAGTGCTAGGATTTTAAAAGGGTCAAATATTGTGCTTAGCAAATATGCTGGGGATGCTCAAGTGGAGCAAGCCGAGTTTGTGAAGAGCAGTGTGGAGACTGAGGAATGTCCCTCTGATGGAAAGCCTGAGTTTGCTCTTGTTGGGAGGTCCAATGTGGGCAAATCTTCTTTGCTTAACTCGCTTGTGAAGCGTAAAAGGCTTGCTCTTACTTCCAAGAAACCAGGTTTTCATACGTTCTTTGCTTGAAACCTTTTGTAAAATGGCTGTAAATTCGATAACGTGTGATTCTTGATTGTAGAAAAGATGTGATCTTTGAGGGTTCTTTGGttcattaaaaataatttttccgagTATAGCTAAGATATTAGGTTTCACTTGATAGAGAAATTTCTGATTTCATTGTTGATTACACATTTACATGTATGTGTGGCTTCAGCATTATGGTTAAAACTTTTGTAGAATGACTATTAATTTGATGAAGTGTGATTCTTGATTGTAGAAAAGATGTGAGTTTTGAGGGTGCCTTGGTTCATTAAAGATAGATTTTTGAGTATAGCTAAAATAGTAGGTCTCAGTTGATGGAAAGTTGACAGAACCATCAAGAAGATGTGGTAGTTGATCCCGGCAAgtatattttggtgtatttggacagaaaagaatcGCAAATGCTTTGATGGCATATCAAGTCCCTGAAAGCAAAGTGCCTTAGGAATCTATATAACTGGAGCAACCTTTCCCCCCGTAAATGAATGAATTCCATTTCTAGATTTTATTAGCTCTTTGACTTTGGCTTGATTGCCAACCTTAGGTTTTTGGTGCTTTTGGTTAGCTTCCTGACTAGAACTGTATTTTTGTGTAATGAAGCTAACCAACCTCTTTTGTAAAGTTTTTGCATTTTCTTGATGCCAGTAATACAACatcttacttcatcaaaaaagaTCTTCACTTGATGTTGACAGAAATTTTGGAACTTTTCATAATTGATTACATGTTTGTGTGGCTTCAGCATTATGATTAACTTCTCATAAGGTAAAATTTGTATGGATTACGAATCATATAGACTTTCGAAAACTTAATAAGGTAACAGGGGTAGCAGTAAGGATTGGGATAACATAAAGAAGaacaaatcaattaaagtggCTATCAACAAGTTCAAAgcaattaaattatttgaaagcGAGCTTGGGGAAGATATGAACACCTTAGTTAAAGGGATTCCAGGCGACCATCAAATCTTTATTAAGGGAGATCTAAAAGGTCATGTCGATAAAGATAGTTGTcaactatgttgctcggactctctgAAAATATCGATGGATAAGTGTCGGATCCTCCATaaatagtgtatttttggaggatccgacacgggtgcgggcAACTGTTTTGGAGAGTCCGTGCAACATAGGTTGTCGAAGagacaattaagtaaataaaGTGTGCTCTCTCTAGTAGTATAAGCTTTTAGATGATATGGTCATACACTTCAACCTGGTATGAGAGCAGGCAGAGGTCTGGGATTCGAGTCTCACCGCCGCCATTATAATAAATGACTTTTCATGTGCTTggcaaatgcaaaaaatgaatgAAGCCGGCACATGGGGGGCGTGCTTTAAGagacaattaagtaaataaaGTGTGCTTTTTCTAATAGCTTATGCTTTTAGATGAGATAGTCACACTTCAACAATAATGACCAAGTACACGAGATATGGTTATGGCATTAGGAACGATGAAGGAAAGGCTATCCTAAAGTTCGCTTTAGCTTATGATTTTTTGTAACTAACACataatttaaccaaaaaaaaaaatattcgcCCCTAAACATTTAGAGTTAGGTTAACCATAGTCAAAATGGCTTTATTCTTAACCGAAGACGTTATAGTGTTATaattctgtattgctgtaataaacaattaaactttttggaaaaacaaaacaaaaagttagtaatacttgtttaacgaaataaattctggaaaaaacagtataggaataaatcgagcccactgaatacacagtgtgtccttaaggaaattattcccctcaagtacccgaggtgctggaatatatcctcccaggatagaacaatttaactcaccggagtgttggtaccaaaacgccggtgaacagcgagccactcgaaggctgtaaaacacactggaatttttgttgcagaagaag contains:
- the LOC107784203 gene encoding GTP-binding protein At2g22870-like, which encodes MFITHLPKLHSHFSIFCPKPKILITSTLLSKSKTTPFSHFSSVTAAANTLLQSPDSQTKNLELEDAQEQNTHIEISVEKLFVPPDTDISSGSRPLSARILKGSNIVLSKYAGDAQVEQAEFVKSSVETEECPSDGKPEFALVGRSNVGKSSLLNSLVKRKRLALTSKKPGKTQCINHFRINDSWYLVDLPGYGYAAAPHEVRTDWAKFTKDYFLNRPTLVSVFLLIDASIPAKKIDLEYASWLGQNQIPMTLVFTKCDKRKKKKNGGRRPEENLQDFLKLIQKFFQTVPPWIMTSSVTNQGRDEILLHMSQLRNYWLKH